The nucleotide sequence GACTTCTGTCATCCGGCGTATGTACGCAGGTTTCGCCGTGATGATCGGCCTCTTCGCAACCACCAGCACACTGACACTGATGGAAACCAAGACCATCTATGGTCAGTTGGAATCGGTCAACACCGAGTCCGTTCCGTTAGTCACCATTTCCAGTCAGGCCAATGTGGAACTTCTGGTTGCCGACAAAGTGTTTAAAGATTTCCTGACCACCAATGATCAAGATCGAATGCAGCAATATGAAAGCCAGTTTACTGAGTCTTACGATCATTTCAGACAGACTCTGGCCACGCTGATTGATACCGCGAAAGATTACCCAACACTGAGCAGCCAGTTAGAAGCCTTAAAAGCATTGGAAGACAGATACTTTACCCAGGCACAGGTTGCCATGAGCAACTACCGTGATCAGTTAGCCGCCAATGAAGCTCGTCAGCAATCCATCCGCCGCTTTCAGCAATTGCATCGTGACCTCAACGTACGTATGAAAGATGTCATTGCCGATCGCAGCCGGGTGTCTGAACTGATGCTGGCAAAAAGTTACTTCGACAAACTGGGCCAGACAGAATCCATCACCTCTGATGCGCTGGCATCCAGCGATGTTGAAACGATCAATGAAGCGATAAAAAACAATAAGCGTCTGGTGAACCATCTCAGCAATTCTTACCGCACTCTGACCTCGATGATCCCTGACCTCAAGCGGACGTTCGACTCTTCCATCGAGCAGTATAATCAAGACATCGGCCAGTCCGGCGGTGTGCTGGATGTGCATTTTAACTATATTCAGGCTCAGGAACGCCTCTATACCAGTATCAGTAATCTGGCGGCTGAAATTAACAATGCCAACGCTTTACTGGAAAGCTTCCGCAGCCAGGCTCGCGGAGACATGGATACGGCCATCGCTCAGGCCGGAACCTCTTACCAGACAGGGGTCAGAAATACCGTGTTATTAGGCAGCCTGGCCGCATTTCTGGCCGTTGTTATCGGCTGGTTTCTGGCACGAAACGTCAGACAACCGCTGGCTTCCACTCTGACCACCCTGGAAGCGCTGACCGCAGGTGATATGACAAAGCGCATTACAGACAACAAATTTGCTGAGTTCGGACAGTTGAGCCATCACATTAATACCCTGGCCGATCATCTGCAGCAACTCCTGAGCCAGCTCAGCGATGCCTCCGCCGAACTGACGGAAGTCGCAACCCAAAATCAGACCACCACAGCTGATGCGAAAGATCGTCTGAACGAACAGCGCCAGCAAACCGCGTCTGTCGCCACTGCAATGACAGAAATGGAGCACTCGGTCGCTCAGGTGACCCAAAGTGCCCAGCACACGCTGGATAAAGTGAAAAATGTTGAATCGGCCGCGGCAACCGGTCGCAATGTCATGGGTCGCAATATTTCCACCACCCATCAACTGTCCGAGCAATTGGACCAGTCGGTGCAGGCGGTAAATCAGCTCCAGCAAATGAGCAGCAATATCGGCAGTATCCTGGATGTGATCCGGACGATTGCCGATCAGACCAACCTGCTGGCGCTGAACGCCGCGATTGAGGCCGCCCGCGCCGGTGAACAGGGACGCGGCTTTGCCGTGGTTGCTGATGAAGTGCGTATTCTTGCGCAGCGAACCACAGCCTCCACAGGTGAGATTGAATCCATGATTCAAGAGCTGCAATCCAGCTCAAGCCAGGCGGTTCAGGTGATTGAAAGCTGCGTGAACGAAATGGAAGACAGCGTCAACCAGACCTCAGAAGCCAGCAGCGCGATGGAAGAAATTGAAGCCATCATTATTGAAATCAGTGATATGAGCAGCCAGATCGTGCAAGCCACCGAAGAGCAGCGCAGCACCACAGCCAGTATTGCCCGTAGTCTGGAAGACATCAGTGAAATTGCCGACGCCAATCTGGCAGCGATGGAAAGCGTCACCAGCGCCAGCCTGAAGCTGGATCATCAGGCTAAAGAGCAAAACGCCCTGGTTCAACGCTTCACGCTCTGATCAACTCAGGATAATCCCTCATCAGGCCAGAATCCGTTTCTGGCCTTTTTATCGTGTCTGTCCGTTTATCTACCTATCTAATCACAGTTACTGATAATTTTATCTGCTTCGCAAATCCAACCGTTTGGTTTACTATGCGCCACCCAAAAATTTCAGCTGAGTCTATCAGGCATCTATGTCCGCCAACGCCCTATATACAGACCTTTCCGGCTATTACGACTTAATGTGTGTCGATATTGATTACCAGGCACAAAGCCATTGTATTCGCCGACTCCATCAATTGTTCGGTAACAAAGGCAACACCCATCTTGATCTGGCCTGCGGAACCGGTCCGCATGTTCGCCATTTCATTGATTATGGCTATCAATGCAGTGGATTGGATATCAATCAGCCGATGCTGGACATTGCCGCTACGCGTTGCCCAGAGGCCCAGTTCACCTTACAAAACATGAGTGATTTCAATATCACTTCCCAGGTCGACTTGATCACCTGTTTCCTGTATTCCATCCACTACAGCGATGGTATTGAAAAGTTAAAAGACTGCATCGCCAGCGTACACAGTGCATTAAGCGACCAGGGGATGTTCTGCTTTAATGTCGTTGATAAAGACAAAATCAATAACGACTTGTTTGTCAGGCACTCGGCCCAGCACGACGGTAGTCACTTCACCTTCCACTCCGGATGGCATTATTGCGGTCATGGCGAGAAACAGTCTTTAAAACTCAGTATCGAAAAGAGCACAGCTGACGAAACCCATCGATGGCATGACGAGCACCCTATGGTTGCTGTCACTATCAAGCAGCTCAAAGAGATACTGAAGCCATACTTTGAGGTTCACGTTTTTGAACATGACTACGAAAAAATCATCCCCTGGGATAACAACTCAGGCAATGCCCTTTTTGCTTGTGTAAAGATCTGACTCTGATGGGCATCATTCAGTGCGTTATCAATGATGCCCATACTGTCCATACTGTGGACCAAGAGAGAGTGTTACGGACAGACACCACATCAAGAGCATCAAGAGCATCAAGAGCATCAAGAGCATCAAGAGGACAGACATACGATGATGCAGGGACAGGCGCATAAAGAAAAAAACAACTTCATCAGTTTCATGAGGTTCCGACCTGGATCGCGGCTTCGGGATTTGCCCCTTTTATCATTGAGCACAACAAAATACTGTGTATTTATCCAGTTCAATAGTTGTGACTCCCAATAACGACAGCACGCAGCCAACTTATCAGTATAGAAGCGACACCCTACTACCATTGCGTTTCCCGCTGTGTTCGCCGCTCTTTTCTGTGCGGCTACGATGTTCTCACCCAGACCAGCTATGAACACCGGCGGGGATGGGTTGAGAAACGGTTGAAGCGGATTGCCAGTGTCTTCTGTGTGGATGTTTGCGCCTATGCCATTATGAGCAATCACTACCATGTCGTTCTTCATATCAACAAACCAAAAGCTCATCGCCTGTCGAACCATGACGTGATAGAGCGCTGGCTCACCTTACATCGCGCCCCTGTGCTGATTCAGCGTTTTTTAAAGCACGAGGCCTTATCCAAGGCCGAACATACTGCTTGCTTAACCATCATCAAAACCTGGCGCGAGCGGCTTTGTTCCATTAGCTGGTTCATGCGCCTGCTCAATCAATACATCGCCAGTAAAGCCAATCAGGAAGACGAGTGTACCGGCCACTTTTGGGAAGGCCGCTTCAAAAGCCAGGCATTATTGGATGATAAAGCCTTAGCCGCCGCCATGGCGTACGTCGATTTAAACCCGATCCGGGCCGGTATCGCAAAGACACCGGAAGCCTCCGACTACACATCCGTGAAAGCACGCATTGAATCGCTTCAAAAGAACGAAGCAACGGCGCCCTGTCTTTTCCCTTTCGCCGGTAACCCGCGAAATAATATGCCAGAAGGGCTGCCATTTCGCCTGTCAGATTATCTTGAACTGGTCCACTGGACCGGACGACAAATCAGGGAAGGGAAACATCACCATATCCACTCGACTCAATGCCCGATCCTTGAGCGACTCAGTTTTAGCACAGCCTGCTGGCTAAATATTTGCACCAGTATTGAAAAAGGACTCCTGATTGGTACCCCTTCATCTATTCAAGCCGTTTTACCGAAACTGAACCGAAAGCGGTGTATCGGTTTACGCATTCCATAACATTCTCGGCAAACAGTTCCTCAACAACAATCCATTCGCAAGCCGCCCCTCGCCTGAAAATCAGGACTGAGATCTAAAAACCTAGTACCAAGCCAAAAAATCACAGGAGATACATTTCTGAAAAATAATTTATGGCCTTGATAGCCTCTTGCGATACGCTTTTTCTAATATGCCTGTCCTTATAAAATATATGACTGTCCTCATTCAGTTGTGAGCCACCGCGTCTGCTTAGTGTGACTGTCCCCGTTAAGCCACCTTAAGCCGATGCAAACGATTGCGGTTTGAGAGGGCAAATGGGCAATACGGCTTTACTTAGTCACGCCATACTTTTAGAATCGGGCGAATTTTTTGGAGGGAGCTACTATGACGTCGATCACTATCACACGTCCGGACGACTGGCACGTACACCTGCGCGATGGCGATGTACTGAAGGATACGGTTCGGGACATCAGCCGCTATATGGGACGGGCTATCATCATGCCTAACCTGGTTCCTCCCGTGACAGATACCTCTGCCGCTCTTGCTTACCGTGATCGTATTCTGGCTGCTCAGCCAAGTGAAACATTCTCTCCTTTGATGGTGCTCTACCTCACCGATAACACAACCCCTGACGAGATTCGCAAAGCCAAGGCCAGTGGTCATGTATTTGCGGCCAAGCTCTACCCTGCCGGAGCAACCACGAACTCTGATTCAGGCGTCACTGACATCAACAAACTGCTGCCGACCATGGAAGCCATGCAGGAAGTGGGTATGCCGTTGTTGATTCATGGCGAAGTCACCAAGCACGATGTAGATATTTTCGACCGTGAGAAAGTCTTCCTGGACACTGTTCTGGCGCCTATCGTCGCAGCCATGCCAAACCTGAAAGTGGTCCTTGAGCACATCACCACTAAAGATGCGGTCGACTTCGTCAACAATGCCGGGCCGAACGTGGGCGCAACAATTACCGCCCACCATTTGCTGTATAACCGTAACCATATGCTGGCAGGTGGCATCCGTCCGCACTTCTACTGCCTGCCGATTTTGAAGCGCAACACGCATCAGGAAGCACTGATTGCAGCGGCCACCAGTGGCAGCAACAAATTCTTCCTGGGCACAGATTCCGCGCCGCATGCGAAGGGCAAAAAAGAAGCCGCCTGCGGTTGTGCCGGCTCTTATACAGCACATGCTGCTATTGAGCTGTACGCAGAAGTTTTCGA is from Photobacterium sp. TLY01 and encodes:
- a CDS encoding methyl-accepting chemotaxis protein encodes the protein MKKQTSVIRRMYAGFAVMIGLFATTSTLTLMETKTIYGQLESVNTESVPLVTISSQANVELLVADKVFKDFLTTNDQDRMQQYESQFTESYDHFRQTLATLIDTAKDYPTLSSQLEALKALEDRYFTQAQVAMSNYRDQLAANEARQQSIRRFQQLHRDLNVRMKDVIADRSRVSELMLAKSYFDKLGQTESITSDALASSDVETINEAIKNNKRLVNHLSNSYRTLTSMIPDLKRTFDSSIEQYNQDIGQSGGVLDVHFNYIQAQERLYTSISNLAAEINNANALLESFRSQARGDMDTAIAQAGTSYQTGVRNTVLLGSLAAFLAVVIGWFLARNVRQPLASTLTTLEALTAGDMTKRITDNKFAEFGQLSHHINTLADHLQQLLSQLSDASAELTEVATQNQTTTADAKDRLNEQRQQTASVATAMTEMEHSVAQVTQSAQHTLDKVKNVESAAATGRNVMGRNISTTHQLSEQLDQSVQAVNQLQQMSSNIGSILDVIRTIADQTNLLALNAAIEAARAGEQGRGFAVVADEVRILAQRTTASTGEIESMIQELQSSSSQAVQVIESCVNEMEDSVNQTSEASSAMEEIEAIIIEISDMSSQIVQATEEQRSTTASIARSLEDISEIADANLAAMESVTSASLKLDHQAKEQNALVQRFTL
- the pyrC gene encoding dihydroorotase, with translation MTSITITRPDDWHVHLRDGDVLKDTVRDISRYMGRAIIMPNLVPPVTDTSAALAYRDRILAAQPSETFSPLMVLYLTDNTTPDEIRKAKASGHVFAAKLYPAGATTNSDSGVTDINKLLPTMEAMQEVGMPLLIHGEVTKHDVDIFDREKVFLDTVLAPIVAAMPNLKVVLEHITTKDAVDFVNNAGPNVGATITAHHLLYNRNHMLAGGIRPHFYCLPILKRNTHQEALIAAATSGSNKFFLGTDSAPHAKGKKEAACGCAGSYTAHAAIELYAEVFELADALDKLEGFASHHGPDFYGLPRNHDTITLTKQSWAVPDTMEFGADQVVPIRAGEQISWKVTD
- a CDS encoding transposase, whose amino-acid sequence is MTTARSQLISIEATPYYHCVSRCVRRSFLCGYDVLTQTSYEHRRGWVEKRLKRIASVFCVDVCAYAIMSNHYHVVLHINKPKAHRLSNHDVIERWLTLHRAPVLIQRFLKHEALSKAEHTACLTIIKTWRERLCSISWFMRLLNQYIASKANQEDECTGHFWEGRFKSQALLDDKALAAAMAYVDLNPIRAGIAKTPEASDYTSVKARIESLQKNEATAPCLFPFAGNPRNNMPEGLPFRLSDYLELVHWTGRQIREGKHHHIHSTQCPILERLSFSTACWLNICTSIEKGLLIGTPSSIQAVLPKLNRKRCIGLRIP
- a CDS encoding class I SAM-dependent methyltransferase, with the translated sequence MSANALYTDLSGYYDLMCVDIDYQAQSHCIRRLHQLFGNKGNTHLDLACGTGPHVRHFIDYGYQCSGLDINQPMLDIAATRCPEAQFTLQNMSDFNITSQVDLITCFLYSIHYSDGIEKLKDCIASVHSALSDQGMFCFNVVDKDKINNDLFVRHSAQHDGSHFTFHSGWHYCGHGEKQSLKLSIEKSTADETHRWHDEHPMVAVTIKQLKEILKPYFEVHVFEHDYEKIIPWDNNSGNALFACVKI